The nucleotide sequence tcacaattattaaaaaatttgttggtaACTAATGACAACTTTCAACGTGCGTGGACATTGCTGATCGAACGATACGAAAATCGTCGAGTTATGGTGGATGCGCAATTGACCTTACTGTTGTCAGCACGTTCGATTAAATCTGAATCAGCTTCCGAATTGAGGAGACTTCTCGGGGAAGTTAAAGAGGCTTTAGGAGCATTAGAATCTTTGGGATGTTACATACGGGCTTTCTTGCGCGCCTTACTTAGCGATTCGTTGCATTCGTCAAATCGCGGACGAACATTCTTCTAGTCAACCTCTCGGCACAACGGTACTTTTGCGGGATACTTATGTTGACGATATCCTCCCTGGGGCAAATGACATTGATGACGTACAGGAAGTCATATTTCAACTAAATCAAGTATTGAAACTGGGCGGTTTTAAAGCGCGTAAGTGGACTTCGAATCATTCCGAATCATTAACGAATCTATCTCCTGAACTGATCGCAAAGAGTAACACTCTAGATATTGATAACGATCACTCTCCCCGCGCTCTCGGGCTTCATTGGGACAACGTCGACgatcaatttttgtttcgttTGAACGATTTTCGAGAATTTTCGGGTCAGGTTACAAAACGTTCCGTTCTTTCGTTTATTGCCCGACTATTTGATCCTCTAGGCTGGCTATCTCCGCTGATAGTTACAGCAAAAATCTTCATGCAGGATCTATGGATCCGAAAGCTTGATTGGGACGAGTCGTTACCAAATGACTTAGCTCTAAAATGGACTTCTTTTCTAAACGATATTCGCACTATTCCAGCAATTCGAGTACCACGGTGGCTTGGAATAGAACAAAACGTTACGTCCATTGAACTACACGGTTTCGCGGATGCTTCTAATGCTGCTTTTGGGGCGGTCGTTTACCTTCGTGCGTTTGGGGATTCGGATGTTCGAGTTTCGATTATCTCTTCTAAAACGAAAGTGGCACCATTGAAAACCGTTACCATACCGCGGCTCGAATTGTGCGCGGCTGTGCTTCTTGTGCGGTTGGTGAGACGCGTGATCCGTGCTTTAGACTTACAAAGTGTCCCCGTTCATCTTTGGAGTGACTCCACAGTAGCACTTTCATGGATATGTAGTCATCCTGGCAGGTGGAAGGACTTCATCCGAAACAGAATAATCGAAAATCAGGACCTGTCTCAAGCTAAATGGTCTTACGTTCCAAGTCAGGATAACCCTGCCGATCTTGCATCACGAGGAGTCCCCATTCGTCAACTCCAAGGCGAAACACTATGGTGGACAGGACCTTCTTGGCTGTCTCTACCTTCATCATATTGGCCTTGCATTCGACCAACAATATCATCGGAGGCAGATCGCGAGCGACGACGTTCCATTTCAGTGACTCATACAGCATCTCCTTAGCACGGCTGGAACTTAAAGAATAAATATTCAACGTTGAATAAACTTCTTCGCATCACCGCCTGgtgtttcaaatatttaaaaaaatctaagtcTTGTTCTGTTGTAGGCATTCTTACTCCCGATGAAATTAACCATGCAATGATGTTTTGGGTCCATGAATGCCAGCAACTTTATTTTCCTAATGAAATTCGAACTCTTCAGGACGGACAAACAATTCAGAGATCCAGTCGGTTGTACAAGCTTACTCCGTTTCTGGACGGTGAGGGATTCTTGCGGGTTACGGGCCGTCTTCGGTTTGCGTCACTGGACTGGGACGAGAAGCATCCCCTCATTTTGCCCAAGCAATCTAGGATAACTAACATGGAGGTACGCAGCTGACTCTGTCTTCATTGAGACGTCGTTTCTGGATAGTCGGCGGCCGTGTTCCTGTTCGATCTTTCATTCAGCGCTATATAATATGTGCCAGACATCGAGTAGAAGCTAGTCAACAACTTATGGGACAACTGCCTCCTTCAAGAGTCACGCCATCTAGACCGTTCACACATACCGGAGTTGACTACGCAG is from Onthophagus taurus isolate NC chromosome 8, IU_Otau_3.0, whole genome shotgun sequence and encodes:
- the LOC139431369 gene encoding uncharacterized protein; the encoded protein is MQDLWIRKLDWDESLPNDLALKWTSFLNDIRTIPAIRVPRWLGIEQNVTSIELHGFADASNAAFGAVVYLRAFGDSDVRVSIISSKTKVAPLKTVTIPRLELCAAVLLVRLVRRVIRALDLQSVPVHLWSDSTVALSWICSHPGRWKDFIRNRIIENQDLSQAKWSYVPSQDNPADLASRGVPIRQLQGETLWWTGPSWLSLPSSYWPCIRPTISSEADRERRRSISVTHTASP